One Lepus europaeus isolate LE1 chromosome 7, mLepTim1.pri, whole genome shotgun sequence DNA segment encodes these proteins:
- the ARHGAP1 gene encoding rho GTPase-activating protein 1 translates to MDPLSELQDDDLTLDDASQALNQLKLASIDEKNWPSDEMPDFPKSDDSKSSSPEPVTHLKWDDPYYDIARHQIVEVAGDDKYGRKIIVFSACRMPPSHQLDHSKLLGYLKHTLDQYVESDYTLLYLHHGLSSDNKPSLSWLRDAYREFDRKYKKNIKALYIVHPTMFIKTLLILFKPLISFKFGRKIFYVNYLSELSEHVKLEQLGIPRQVLKYDDFLKSTHKSPATAPKPMPPRPPLPNQQFGVSLQHLQEKNPEQEPIPIVLRETVAYLQAHALTTEGIFRRSANTQIVREVQQKYNMGLPVDFDHYNELHLPAVILKTFLRELPEPLLTFDLYPHVVGFLNIDENQRVEVTQQVLRTLPEENFRVLCFLTAFLVQISAHCDQNKMTNTNLAVVFGPNLLWAKDAAITLKAINPINTFTKFLLDHQAELFPDPDSRRL, encoded by the exons ATGGATCCGCTGTCAGAGCTGCAAGACGACGACCTGACCCTGGACGATGCCAGCCAGGCGCTGAACCAGCTGAAGCTGGCCTCCATCGACGAGAAGAACTGGCCCTCGGATGAGATGCCCGACTTCCCCAAGTCAG ATGACTCCAAGAGCAGCTCCCCAGAACCCGTCACACACCTGAAGTGGGATGACCCCTACTACGACATCGCCCGGCACCAGATCGTGGAGGTGGCAG GCGATGACAAGTACGGGCGGAAGATCATCGTGTTCAGTGCCTGTCGGATGCCCCCCAGCCACCAACTGGACCACAGCAAGCTCCTGGG GTACTTGAAGCACACCCTGGACCAGTACGTGGAGAGCGACTACACCCTGCTGTACCTGCACCACGGCCTGAGCAGCGACAACAAGCCCTCCCTCAGCTGGCTGCGCGACGCCTACCGGGAGTTCGACCGCAA GTACAAGAAGAACATCAAGGCTCTGTACATCGTGCACCCGACCATGTTCATCAAAACCCTGCTCATCCTCTTTAAACCCCTCATCAG CTTCAAATTTGGGCGGAAGATCTTCTACGTGAACTACCTGAGCGAGCTGAGCGAGCACGtgaagctggagcagctgggcatcCCTCGCCAAGTGCTCAA GTATGACGACTTCCTCAAGTCCACGCACAAGAGCCCTGCGACGGCACCCAAGCCCATGCCCCCTCGGCCGCCCCTGCCCAACCAGCAGTTTGGGGTCTCCTTGCAGCA CCTCCAGGAGAAGAACCCAGAGCAGGAGCCCATCCCCATCGTGCTCCGGGAGACCGTCGCCTACTTGCAGGCCCACG CTCTCACCACCGAGGGGATCTTCCGGAGGTCGGCCAACACCCAGATTGTGCGGGAAGTGCAGCAGAAATACAACATGG ggctgcccgTGGACTTTGACCACTACAATGAGctgcacctgccagcagtcatCCTTAAGACCTTCCTTCGGGAGCTTCCCGAGCCCCTGCTGACCTTCGACCTCTACCCCCACGTGGTGGGCTTCCTCA ACATTGACGAGAACCAGAGAGTGGAGGTGACGCAGCAGGTCCTCCGCACGCTGCCGGAGGAGAACTTCCGGGTGCTGTGTTTCCTGACTGCCTTCCTAGTGCAG ATTTCTGCCCACTGTGACCAGAACAAGATGACCAACACCAACCTGGCTGTGGTCTTCGGCCCCAACCTGCTGTGGGCCAAGGATGCTGCCATCACCCTCAAGGCCATCAACCCCATCAACACCTTCACCAAGTTCCTCCTGGACCACCAGGCGGAGCTGTTCCCTGACCCCGACTCCAGAAGGCTCTGA